Proteins encoded by one window of Bacillota bacterium:
- the dnaJ gene encoding molecular chaperone DnaJ translates to MADKRDYYEVLGVDRSADQEEIKKAYRALARKHHPDANPGDAGAGERFKEINEAYEVLGDPEKRARYDQFGHAAFGRGQAGAGGFGGDLGPFGDLGGIFDAFFGTGRQGQTRRGAQPGADLRYDMEISLEEASAGLTREIQFSRWDNCPICGGSGAKPGTKPAVCDHCHGTGEIRFAQNTFFGQFVNVRPCDHCGGTGRVIETPCPDCRGKGRVYRERKLEVKVPAGVDDGSRLRVGGEGEAGPLGGPPGDLYVVLRVLPHELFKRDGTELYCEVPISFSQAALGAEIDVPTLDGRSPMRIPEGTQTGTVFRLKGRGIPSLRGYGRGDQHIKVVIQTPKRMTAEQRRILQEFAKAGGEESGSTGTAGGGTGFFRRKGTAR, encoded by the coding sequence ATGGCCGATAAACGAGACTACTACGAAGTCCTGGGGGTCGACCGCTCGGCCGACCAGGAGGAGATCAAGAAAGCCTACCGGGCTCTGGCTCGGAAACACCACCCGGACGCCAACCCGGGCGATGCCGGCGCCGGTGAGCGGTTCAAGGAAATCAATGAGGCCTATGAGGTCCTCGGCGACCCGGAGAAACGGGCCCGTTACGACCAGTTCGGCCACGCCGCCTTCGGGCGCGGGCAGGCCGGCGCGGGCGGCTTCGGCGGTGACCTCGGCCCCTTCGGCGACCTCGGCGGGATCTTCGACGCCTTCTTCGGGACCGGCCGGCAGGGCCAGACGCGGCGCGGTGCGCAGCCCGGAGCCGACCTCCGCTACGATATGGAGATCAGCCTGGAGGAGGCGTCCGCCGGCCTGACCAGGGAGATCCAGTTCAGCCGGTGGGACAACTGCCCCATCTGCGGCGGGTCGGGGGCCAAGCCGGGGACGAAGCCGGCCGTCTGCGACCACTGCCACGGCACCGGCGAGATCCGCTTCGCCCAGAACACCTTTTTCGGCCAGTTCGTGAATGTCCGCCCGTGTGACCACTGCGGGGGGACGGGTCGGGTCATCGAAACGCCCTGTCCTGACTGCCGCGGCAAAGGCCGCGTCTACCGAGAGCGAAAGCTGGAAGTGAAGGTGCCTGCCGGAGTGGACGACGGGTCGCGCCTGCGGGTCGGCGGGGAAGGGGAGGCCGGCCCGCTGGGCGGTCCGCCCGGCGATCTCTATGTGGTCCTCCGCGTCCTTCCCCACGAGCTGTTCAAGCGCGACGGGACCGAGCTGTACTGCGAAGTGCCGATCAGCTTCAGCCAGGCCGCCCTGGGGGCCGAGATCGACGTCCCGACCCTGGACGGTCGGTCACCCATGAGGATCCCCGAGGGCACCCAGACCGGGACGGTCTTCCGGCTCAAGGGCAGGGGCATTCCCAGCCTGCGCGGCTACGGTCGCGGCGACCAGCACATCAAGGTGGTCATCCAGACGCCCAAGCGGATGACCGCCGAGCAGCGCCGCATCCTGCAGGAGTTCGCCAAGGCCGGCGGCGAGGAGTCCGGCTCGACCGGGACCGCGGGCGGGGGGACTGGCTTCTTCCGGCGGAAAGGGACGGCGCGATGA
- a CDS encoding Hsp70 family protein, with amino-acid sequence MADEAVAKPLADNAASSDGAALAETVAAYLAAEFEAREGIDLRRDQLAWGQLLRAARRALADLERRPITNVNLPCIISDAAGPRHLDVTVTRRILAGLSGPSRTTKL; translated from the coding sequence ATGGCCGATGAAGCGGTGGCCAAGCCCTTGGCCGACAACGCGGCCTCGTCCGACGGCGCGGCCCTGGCCGAGACGGTCGCCGCCTACCTGGCCGCCGAGTTCGAGGCCAGGGAGGGCATCGATCTCCGCCGTGATCAACTGGCCTGGGGCCAGCTCCTCCGGGCGGCCCGCCGGGCCTTGGCCGACCTGGAACGGCGGCCGATCACCAATGTCAACCTCCCCTGCATCATCTCCGACGCCGCCGGGCCGCGTCATCTCGATGTCACCGTGACCCGGCGGATCTTGGCCGGCCTCAGCGGGCCCAGTCGGACCACCAAGCTCTGA